The following coding sequences lie in one Lelliottia jeotgali genomic window:
- a CDS encoding DNA internalization-related competence protein ComEC-Rec2: MGLPAISACLITAILPLVWLPSLPNLSTVWVCIAVGVLLGLQRLLCLRYAGLWLVFFAWGVLAALESTWPMQNLTNAPQQAEILITATDGATTHQGKIVRLNGKPWYSTTGVTLYGQYLPQAVCPGQRWTMLLRLRAIHGELNDGGFDSQRYALASHQPLTGRFTHAEVLDASCGLRAQYLSSLTTTLTQYTWGTVILGLGMGERLAVTQEVKKLMRETGTLHLMAISGLHIALAASIVWLIVRGIQFLLPTDCIGWRVPLLAGVCFAAFYAWLTGMQPPALRTVVSLAALASLRLSGRQWSPWQVWLCCVASILVVDPLAVLSQSLALSAFAVATLIFWYQWLPLPQWPVSRWIKPLVALLHLQVGMLFLLLPLQVNIFHGMSISSLVANLFAVPLVTFISVPLILAGMLLHLCELTLLEAKVWFLADKSLEVLFWLLKELPDGWMDIDERWQLVTCLPWFAIIAWRLHAWKSIPAVCIAGSVLLTFPLWRPLKTEGWTLHMLDIGQGLAMAIERHGKVIMYDTGLAWPGGDSAKQHIIPWLRWHHLTPEGVIISHEHMDHIGGLTSLQDTWPKMWIKSPLGWAGHQPCFRGQRWQWQGLTFTVHWPPKEYQAQGNNHSCVVKIDDGEFSVLLTGDIEAKAEQLMLSHHWQALTSTLIQVPHHGSNTSSSQALVQRVEGKIALASAARYNAWHFPSVKVSKRYKKEGYSWFDTPQSGQISVRFSPHGWQILRLRDQILPRWYHQWFGAPVDNG; the protein is encoded by the coding sequence ATGGGATTACCTGCAATCAGTGCATGTCTTATCACGGCCATTTTACCGTTGGTATGGCTGCCTTCGTTACCAAATCTGTCAACGGTCTGGGTGTGCATCGCGGTTGGCGTTCTACTTGGATTGCAAAGACTTCTTTGCTTACGTTATGCGGGCCTATGGCTGGTGTTCTTTGCATGGGGTGTATTAGCCGCCCTGGAATCCACCTGGCCCATGCAAAATCTGACGAACGCGCCGCAGCAAGCAGAAATACTTATCACAGCCACCGATGGGGCAACTACCCATCAGGGTAAAATTGTAAGGCTAAATGGGAAACCCTGGTATTCGACCACCGGCGTAACGCTTTACGGTCAATATCTGCCGCAGGCAGTGTGTCCTGGACAGCGCTGGACAATGTTACTGCGTCTTAGGGCGATTCATGGTGAGCTCAACGATGGCGGTTTTGATTCTCAGCGCTATGCGCTGGCCTCACATCAGCCGTTGACCGGACGGTTTACCCATGCGGAAGTGTTAGACGCAAGCTGTGGTTTGCGGGCGCAATATCTTTCTTCACTGACCACGACGCTCACCCAATACACGTGGGGAACCGTTATTCTCGGACTGGGGATGGGGGAACGGTTGGCGGTCACGCAAGAGGTCAAAAAGCTGATGCGTGAAACCGGCACATTGCACCTGATGGCGATTTCAGGTTTGCATATTGCTCTCGCGGCGTCGATCGTTTGGCTCATCGTTAGAGGGATTCAATTTTTACTCCCGACTGACTGCATTGGTTGGCGTGTACCGCTATTGGCAGGAGTCTGCTTTGCGGCGTTTTACGCCTGGCTTACAGGGATGCAACCTCCCGCATTACGAACCGTGGTCTCTCTTGCGGCACTCGCGTCGCTGCGCCTGAGTGGGCGGCAGTGGTCGCCCTGGCAAGTGTGGTTGTGTTGCGTCGCGTCTATTCTGGTTGTTGATCCGCTGGCGGTACTGTCGCAAAGCCTGGCCTTGTCGGCATTCGCCGTTGCCACGCTGATTTTCTGGTATCAGTGGCTGCCATTGCCTCAGTGGCCTGTTTCCCGTTGGATCAAACCGCTGGTGGCGCTGCTGCATTTGCAGGTAGGGATGCTGTTTTTGCTCTTGCCGCTACAGGTCAACATTTTTCACGGCATGAGCATCTCGTCTCTGGTCGCCAATCTCTTTGCGGTACCGCTTGTCACGTTTATCTCCGTACCGCTGATCCTGGCTGGCATGCTGTTGCATCTGTGTGAACTGACATTACTGGAAGCGAAGGTCTGGTTTCTGGCTGATAAATCACTGGAGGTGCTCTTTTGGCTTTTAAAAGAACTACCGGATGGGTGGATGGATATTGATGAGCGCTGGCAGCTCGTGACCTGTCTTCCCTGGTTTGCGATTATTGCCTGGCGTTTACACGCCTGGAAGTCGATTCCCGCTGTGTGTATCGCGGGTAGCGTATTGCTGACATTTCCCTTATGGCGTCCGCTCAAAACCGAAGGCTGGACGCTGCACATGCTGGACATTGGCCAGGGGCTGGCAATGGCTATCGAGCGCCACGGAAAAGTTATTATGTACGATACCGGGCTTGCCTGGCCTGGCGGTGACAGCGCAAAGCAGCACATTATTCCCTGGCTGCGCTGGCATCATCTGACACCGGAAGGGGTCATTATCAGCCATGAACATATGGACCATATTGGCGGGCTAACCTCGTTACAGGATACGTGGCCAAAAATGTGGATAAAAAGCCCGTTAGGATGGGCAGGGCATCAGCCCTGTTTTCGCGGTCAGCGCTGGCAGTGGCAGGGATTGACCTTCACGGTCCACTGGCCGCCAAAAGAGTATCAGGCTCAGGGGAATAACCATTCCTGCGTGGTGAAAATCGACGATGGCGAGTTCAGTGTGCTACTCACCGGTGATATTGAGGCGAAGGCAGAGCAGTTGATGTTAAGTCATCACTGGCAGGCGCTAACGTCTACACTTATCCAGGTGCCGCATCATGGGAGTAACACCTCATCATCGCAGGCGTTGGTACAGCGTGTTGAAGGGAAGATCGCTTTGGCCTCAGCGGCGCGTTACAACGCATGGCATTTCCCGTCCGTAAAAGTGAGCAAACGCTATAAAAAGGAGGGCTATTCTTGGTTCGATACACCGCAATCGGGACAAATCTCGGTACGTTTTTCGCCACATGGCTGGCAAATCCTGCGCTTACGAGATCAAATTTTACCTCGTTGGTATCATCAGTGGTTTGGCGCGCCCGTAGATAACGGGTAG
- a CDS encoding Lipid A export ATP-binding-permease protein MsbA, producing the protein MHNDKDLSTWQTFRRLWPMIAPFKTGLIVAGVALILNAASDTFMLSLLKPLLDDGFGKTDRSVLLWMPLVVIGLMILRGVTSYISSYCISWVSGKVVMTMRRRLFSHMMGMPVSFFDKQSTGTLLSRITYDSEQVASSSSSALITVVREGASIIGLFIMMFYYSWQLSIILIVLAPIVSIAIRVVSKRFRNISKNMQNTMGQVTTSAEQMLKGHKEVLIFGGQDVETKRFDKVSNKMRLQGMKMVSASSISDPIIQLIASLALAFVLYAASFPSVMETLTAGTITVVFSSMIALMRPLKSLTNVNAQFQRGMAACQTLFSILDTEQEKDEGKRVIERANGDVEFRNVTFTYPGRETPALRNISLNIPAGKTVALVGRSGSGKSTIASLMTRFYDIDEGEILLDGHDLREYTLQSLRNQVALVSQNVHLFNDTVANNIAYARTEEYSREAIENAARMAYAMDFINKMDNGLDTVIGENGVLLSGGQRQRIAIARALLRDSPILILDEATSALDTESERAIQSALDELQKNRTSLVIAHRLSTIEQADEIVVVEDGLIVERGSHADLIEHRGVYAQLHKMQFGA; encoded by the coding sequence ATGCATAACGACAAAGATCTCTCCACGTGGCAGACCTTCCGCCGACTCTGGCCGATGATTGCACCCTTTAAAACAGGTCTGATCGTGGCGGGTGTCGCGTTAATCCTCAACGCAGCAAGCGATACCTTCATGCTATCGCTCCTCAAACCGTTACTGGATGACGGTTTTGGTAAAACGGATCGCTCAGTGTTGCTATGGATGCCTCTGGTGGTTATCGGACTGATGATCTTACGCGGCGTCACCAGCTATATCTCCAGCTACTGCATTTCGTGGGTGTCGGGCAAAGTGGTAATGACCATGCGCCGCCGACTGTTCAGCCATATGATGGGCATGCCGGTCTCCTTTTTTGACAAGCAGTCCACCGGGACCTTGCTGTCGCGCATCACCTACGATTCTGAGCAAGTCGCGTCGTCTTCTTCCAGCGCCCTGATTACCGTGGTGCGTGAAGGTGCGTCGATTATCGGCCTGTTCATCATGATGTTCTATTACAGCTGGCAGCTGTCGATCATTCTGATTGTGCTGGCACCGATTGTGTCGATCGCTATCCGGGTGGTCTCTAAGCGTTTCCGTAACATCAGCAAAAACATGCAGAACACGATGGGGCAGGTGACCACCAGTGCCGAGCAGATGCTGAAAGGCCATAAAGAAGTATTGATTTTTGGCGGCCAGGACGTCGAAACAAAACGCTTTGATAAAGTCAGCAACAAAATGCGTCTGCAGGGGATGAAAATGGTTTCGGCCTCTTCCATCTCCGATCCGATCATTCAGCTGATTGCCTCTCTGGCGCTGGCATTTGTGCTCTATGCTGCAAGCTTCCCAAGCGTCATGGAGACATTAACTGCAGGTACCATTACCGTCGTCTTCTCTTCAATGATTGCGCTGATGCGTCCGCTGAAATCACTGACCAACGTCAACGCCCAGTTCCAGCGTGGTATGGCGGCCTGTCAGACGCTGTTCAGTATTCTGGATACCGAGCAGGAAAAAGACGAAGGTAAACGCGTAATTGAGCGCGCTAATGGCGATGTAGAATTCCGCAATGTCACCTTCACCTATCCTGGTCGTGAAACGCCTGCCCTGCGCAATATCAGCCTGAACATCCCGGCGGGTAAAACGGTGGCACTGGTAGGGCGTTCCGGTTCCGGTAAATCAACCATCGCCAGCCTGATGACGCGTTTCTACGATATCGACGAAGGTGAAATCCTGTTGGATGGTCACGACTTACGCGAATACACCCTACAGTCGCTGCGTAACCAGGTGGCGCTGGTTTCTCAAAACGTGCATCTGTTTAACGATACTGTTGCCAACAACATCGCCTATGCGCGTACGGAAGAGTACAGTCGCGAGGCGATCGAGAACGCAGCACGTATGGCTTACGCGATGGATTTCATCAACAAAATGGATAACGGTCTTGATACGGTCATTGGCGAAAACGGCGTGCTGCTGTCCGGCGGTCAGCGTCAGCGTATTGCGATTGCCCGTGCGCTGCTGCGTGACAGCCCGATTCTAATCCTTGATGAAGCAACCTCAGCGCTGGATACCGAATCTGAACGTGCTATTCAGTCGGCGCTGGACGAATTGCAGAAAAACCGTACCTCACTGGTGATTGCACACCGTCTGTCGACTATCGAGCAGGCGGATGAAATCGTGGTGGTGGAAGACGGCTTGATCGTCGAGCGCGGAAGCCATGCGGATCTTATCGAGCACCGTGGCGTTTACGCTCAGCTCCATAAAATGCAGTTTGGCGCATGA
- a CDS encoding Tetraacyldisaccharide 4'-kinase — translation MIARIWSGESPLWLLLLPLSWLYGLVSGIIRLSYRLGLKKTWRAPVPVVVVGNLTAGGNGKTPVVIWLVEQLTKRGIRVGVVSRGYGGKAEKYPLLLTADTTTEQAGDEPVLIFQRTGAPVAVSPVRSEAVQSLLAAHPLQIIITDDGLQHYALARDKEIVVIDGERRFGNGWWLPAGPMRERASRLRSVDAVIVNGGEAQRGEIPMTLTPGQAVNLLTGEHRDITALPALVAMAGIGHPPRFFATLEQGGARLENRIPLADHQALSLESVEPLAAPHQNLIMTEKDAVKCRAFAKSNWWYLPVDAQLSGEQPEHLLQELMALVR, via the coding sequence ATGATTGCACGCATCTGGTCCGGGGAATCTCCGCTCTGGCTGCTGCTGTTGCCGCTCTCCTGGCTATACGGTCTGGTGAGCGGCATCATTCGTTTGAGCTATCGTCTGGGGCTTAAAAAAACTTGGCGAGCGCCGGTGCCGGTTGTGGTTGTGGGAAATCTCACCGCCGGAGGCAACGGTAAAACCCCTGTTGTCATTTGGCTGGTGGAACAACTGACCAAACGCGGCATTCGCGTGGGTGTTGTTTCACGGGGTTATGGTGGAAAAGCCGAAAAGTATCCCCTGCTCCTGACGGCGGACACCACCACGGAGCAAGCCGGAGATGAACCGGTGCTGATTTTCCAGCGCACCGGGGCGCCCGTCGCGGTTTCTCCTGTTCGCAGCGAAGCCGTTCAGTCTCTACTGGCAGCACATCCGCTGCAAATCATTATCACCGATGATGGCTTACAGCATTACGCCCTGGCGCGTGATAAAGAGATCGTGGTGATTGATGGTGAGCGGCGCTTCGGCAATGGCTGGTGGCTTCCCGCTGGGCCAATGCGCGAGCGGGCATCCCGCCTGCGTTCCGTTGATGCGGTGATTGTGAACGGCGGTGAAGCACAGCGCGGCGAAATACCGATGACATTAACGCCTGGCCAGGCAGTGAATCTCCTGACAGGTGAGCATCGGGACATCACAGCGCTGCCAGCGCTGGTCGCTATGGCCGGTATCGGTCATCCTCCGCGCTTTTTTGCCACGTTAGAACAGGGCGGAGCCCGGCTTGAAAACCGAATTCCTCTCGCCGACCATCAAGCGCTGAGTCTGGAAAGCGTTGAGCCTTTGGCTGCACCTCACCAGAATCTGATCATGACTGAAAAAGACGCTGTTAAATGCCGCGCGTTTGCCAAATCCAACTGGTGGTATTTGCCCGTTGATGCACAGCTCAGCGGCGAACAGCCCGAACACTTGCTCCAGGAACTGATGGCGCTGGTGCGCTAA
- a CDS encoding cytoplasmic protein yields MSLPQLSLSAARHLHLYAQGLLKKPRRRAQPADILSAIQRMSLLQIDTINIVARSPYLVLFSRLGNYPAQWLDDALSQGHLMEYWAHEACFLPRTDFGLVRHRMLAPEKMGWKYKQEWMHQNAEEIEQLIAHIHDNGPVRSADFEHPRKGTSGWWEWKPHKRHLEGLFTSGKVMVVERRNFQRVYDLTYRVMPHWDDERDLLNQAAAEEVMLENSARSLGIFRAQWLADYYRLRQPALKPLLERWQENHRVMRVEVERLGEMWLHVDLIPLLPQALDDKLTASHSAVLSPFDPVVWDRKRAEQLFDFTYRLECYTPAAKRQFGYFVLPLMHKGRLVGRMDAKMHRKTGVLEVIALYLEEGVKVSATLEKGLTAALNEFAVWQGARQITLARLPDGLFNGCRSGWEIDIA; encoded by the coding sequence ATGTCTCTACCACAACTCTCACTTAGCGCCGCTCGTCATCTGCATCTCTATGCGCAGGGGCTGCTGAAAAAGCCCCGTCGTCGCGCACAGCCTGCCGATATTCTCTCCGCCATTCAGCGCATGTCGCTGCTGCAAATAGACACCATTAATATCGTTGCCCGCAGTCCCTACCTGGTGCTTTTTAGCCGCCTGGGGAATTACCCTGCGCAGTGGCTGGATGACGCTCTGAGCCAGGGTCATCTCATGGAATACTGGGCGCATGAAGCCTGTTTCTTGCCACGCACTGATTTCGGACTGGTACGCCATCGGATGCTCGCGCCTGAAAAAATGGGCTGGAAGTACAAGCAGGAGTGGATGCACCAAAATGCTGAGGAAATCGAACAGCTGATTGCCCATATTCACGATAACGGCCCGGTTCGCTCAGCGGATTTTGAACATCCGCGTAAAGGCACCAGCGGCTGGTGGGAGTGGAAACCGCACAAGCGCCATCTGGAAGGGCTGTTCACCTCCGGGAAAGTGATGGTGGTTGAACGGCGTAATTTCCAGCGCGTTTACGATCTCACCTATAGGGTGATGCCGCACTGGGACGACGAGCGCGATCTACTGAATCAAGCTGCAGCTGAAGAGGTCATGCTGGAAAACAGCGCCCGTAGCCTGGGGATTTTCCGCGCGCAATGGCTGGCCGATTACTATCGCCTGCGCCAGCCTGCGCTGAAACCCTTACTCGAAAGGTGGCAAGAAAATCATCGCGTAATGCGCGTTGAGGTCGAGCGGCTGGGTGAAATGTGGCTCCATGTCGATCTTATTCCGCTTTTACCTCAGGCCCTGGACGATAAACTGACTGCGTCGCACAGCGCGGTATTATCACCCTTTGATCCCGTGGTCTGGGACCGCAAACGCGCCGAGCAGCTGTTTGATTTCACCTATCGCCTGGAATGTTACACGCCTGCGGCAAAGCGTCAGTTTGGCTATTTTGTCCTGCCGCTGATGCATAAAGGGCGGTTGGTCGGGCGGATGGACGCGAAAATGCACCGTAAAACCGGCGTACTGGAAGTGATTGCGTTGTATCTGGAAGAGGGCGTGAAGGTTAGCGCGACGCTGGAAAAAGGGCTGACCGCAGCACTCAATGAATTTGCTGTCTGGCAGGGTGCCCGGCAGATAACGCTGGCACGATTGCCGGATGGGTTGTTTAACGGCTGTCGGAGTGGCTGGGAAATAGACATAGCCTGA
- a CDS encoding Protein YcaR in KDO2-Lipid A biosynthesis cluster produces the protein MDHRLLEIIACPVCNGKLYYSQDKQELICKLDNLAFPFRDGIPVLLETEARTLAAEESRP, from the coding sequence ATGGATCACCGTTTACTTGAAATCATTGCCTGCCCAGTGTGCAACGGCAAACTGTATTACAGCCAGGATAAGCAAGAGCTGATTTGCAAACTCGATAACCTGGCATTCCCGTTTCGTGACGGCATTCCCGTCTTGCTGGAAACCGAAGCCCGTACGCTGGCGGCAGAAGAGAGCAGACCATGA
- a CDS encoding 3-deoxy-manno-octulosonate cytidylyltransferase, translated as MSFVVIIPARFASTRLPGKPLVDINGKPMIVHVLDRARESGADRVIVATDHEDVARAVEAAGGEVCMTRADHQSGTERLAEVVEKCGFSDDTVIVNVQGDEPMIPAVIIRQVAENLAQRKVGMATLAVPIHHAEEAFNPNAVKLVMDAEGYALYFSRATIPWDRDRFAQSKETIGDTFLRHLGIYGYRAGFIRRYVTWAPSPLEHIEMLEQLRVLWYGEKIHVAVAHEVPGTGVDTQEDLERVRAELK; from the coding sequence ATGAGTTTTGTTGTCATCATTCCGGCACGTTTCGCATCGACCCGTTTGCCCGGCAAACCGCTGGTCGATATCAATGGCAAGCCGATGATTGTCCACGTGCTCGACCGGGCGCGTGAATCCGGTGCCGATCGCGTTATCGTTGCCACAGATCATGAAGACGTCGCGCGCGCGGTCGAAGCCGCGGGCGGCGAAGTGTGCATGACGCGCGCCGATCACCAGTCGGGCACTGAACGCCTGGCCGAAGTGGTTGAGAAATGCGGTTTCAGCGATGACACGGTGATCGTCAACGTGCAGGGCGACGAGCCGATGATCCCGGCGGTGATTATCCGTCAGGTCGCGGAAAACCTCGCCCAGCGCAAAGTGGGAATGGCGACGCTGGCCGTGCCGATCCACCACGCGGAAGAGGCGTTTAATCCCAATGCCGTGAAATTGGTGATGGACGCGGAAGGTTACGCGCTCTATTTCTCCCGTGCGACGATTCCCTGGGATCGCGATCGATTTGCGCAGTCTAAAGAGACCATTGGCGATACGTTCCTGCGTCATCTGGGTATTTACGGCTACCGTGCAGGCTTTATCCGCCGCTACGTGACCTGGGCGCCAAGCCCGCTGGAGCACATTGAGATGCTCGAGCAATTGCGCGTGCTGTGGTATGGCGAAAAGATCCATGTGGCAGTGGCCCATGAAGTGCCTGGAACCGGCGTGGATACTCAGGAAGATCTCGAACGCGTCCGCGCAGAACTGAAATAA